The proteins below are encoded in one region of Maribacter aestuarii:
- a CDS encoding Dabb family protein has protein sequence MKEFDSNFAHTVFFWLENPDDIQERAAFEKSLQKFLDNSAYAKTKFIGKPPKASRDVVDGSFTYSLIVTFESAEAQQAYQDEEPHKLFIAESSALWTKVIVYDSKGIN, from the coding sequence ATGAAAGAATTTGATTCTAATTTTGCCCATACCGTATTCTTTTGGTTGGAAAATCCAGATGACATACAGGAGCGTGCCGCTTTTGAAAAATCGCTACAAAAATTCTTGGACAATTCAGCCTACGCCAAGACCAAGTTTATAGGTAAACCACCAAAGGCCAGTAGGGATGTAGTGGATGGTTCTTTTACCTACTCCTTAATCGTAACGTTTGAATCTGCTGAGGCACAACAGGCGTACCAAGATGAGGAACCCCACAAACTATTCATAGCGGAGTCCAGCGCTCTTTGGACTAAGGTGATCGTCTACGATTCCAAAGGAATTAACTAG
- a CDS encoding MmcQ/YjbR family DNA-binding protein translates to MNVEEFREYCLSKKGVTEEFPFDETTLVFKVMGKMFALCGLERIPCQINLKCDPERAVELRETHDGIIEGWHMSKVHWNTLFIERLPPKLTKELIDHSYDLVVSKFTKKLKSELDAL, encoded by the coding sequence ATGAATGTTGAGGAATTTAGGGAGTACTGCTTATCAAAAAAAGGAGTTACGGAAGAATTCCCTTTTGATGAAACTACCCTGGTGTTTAAGGTCATGGGGAAAATGTTTGCGCTATGTGGACTGGAACGTATTCCTTGTCAAATAAACCTCAAGTGCGACCCAGAGAGAGCTGTTGAATTACGAGAAACCCACGATGGTATTATTGAGGGTTGGCATATGAGTAAGGTACATTGGAACACCCTTTTCATTGAAAGATTACCGCCTAAACTAACAAAAGAACTTATAGACCATTCCTATGATTTGGTCGTATCAAAATTCACCAAAAAACTGAAGTCGGAGTTGGACGCCCTCTAA